The proteins below come from a single Aquarana catesbeiana isolate 2022-GZ linkage group LG12, ASM4218655v1, whole genome shotgun sequence genomic window:
- the KCNJ16 gene encoding inward rectifier potassium channel 16: protein MSHTTDAWRLVNNKESTWHQHSVICKRSFQTRFMQKDGSCNVYFKSILGEWESYVVDIFTTLVDMKWRHMLIIFTLSYILSWLLFGFIFWMIALQHGDLRDMDIVPCVDKVHTFVGAFLFSLETQTTIGYGYRCVTEQCSFAIIMVTIQSVLSCIIDTFIIGAAMAKMATARKRAQTIRFSYFALVGIRDGKLCLMWRVGDFRPNHVVEGNVRAQLLRYHEDYEKGITMEYKDLKLVNDQIILVTPVTVVHVIDQDSPLYALDRKALAADRFEILVTFIYTGDSTGTSHQSRTSYLPREILWGFRFNNILEAKKKYYKVDCEQFEEMTEYYAPFCSAKQLDINAMPASPTTSSASNRFTLETPPKPAQNVLSSINKSSSPMTNVLHTSESADSMLNDLSKVASTSSMPNGLFNVSHNMASVTSLGTIDDNKENLTGFNIIQDI, encoded by the coding sequence ATGAGCCACACCACTGATGCTTGGAGGCTTGTAAACAATAAAGAGAGCACCTGGCACCAACACAGTGTAATATGCAAACGGTCCTTCCAGACCCGCTTCATGCAGAAGGATGGTAGCTGCAACGTCTACTTCAAGAGTATCCTTGGGGAGTGGGAAAGCTACGTGGTGGACATTTTTACCACACTGGTCGATATGAAGTGGCGTCACATGCTTATCATCTTCACCTTATCATACATTCTGTCGTGGCTGTTGTTTGGCTTCATCTTCTGGATGATAGCTCTCCAGCATGGAGATCTAAGGGACATGGATATAGTTCCTTGCGTTGACAAAGTGCACACATTTGTAGGGGCGTTCTTATTTTCCTTGGAGACACAAACAACCATCGGTTATGGATACCGCTGCGTAACAGAGCAGTGCTCCTTCGCGATTATAATGGTAACCATCCAGTCAGTATTAAGCTGCATCATTGACACTTTTATAATTGGGGCAGCAATGGCCAAGATGGCCACGGCCCGCAAAAGAGCACAGACTATCCGCTTTAGTTACTTTGCCCTTGTAGGGATACGGGACGGCAAACTGTGCCTCATGTGGCGTGTTGGTGACTTTCGACCAAACCATGTCGTTGAAGGAAACGTACGAGCTCAGCTTCTGCGTTATCATGAAGACTACGAGAAAGGGATCACCATGGAATACAAAGACTTGAAACTGGTGAATGACCAAATAATATTGGTTACACCAGTCACTGTAGTCCATGTTATTGACCAAGACAGTCCTCTGTATGCTCTGGATCGTAAAGCTTTGGCTGCAGATAGATTTGAGATCTTAGTTACTTTCATATACACGGGTGACTCCACTGGAACATCTCACCAGTCTCGAACATCCTACCTTCCACGGGAAATCCTCTGGGGTTTCAGGTTCAACAATATCTTGGAGGCCAAGAAGAAATATTACAAGGTGGACTGTGAGCAGTTTGAGGAAATGACTGAGTACTACGCCCCATTTTGTAGTGCCAAACAGCTGGACATAAATGCCATGCCTGCTAGTCCAACCACAAGCTCAGCGTCCAATCGGTTCACCTTAGAGACACCTCCAAAACCAGCACAGAATGTGTTATCCAGTATAAACAAGTCTTCAAGCCCAATGACCAACGTCTTACACACTTCTGAATCAGCGGACTCTATGCTTAATGATTTATCTAAAGTAGCGTCCACAAGTTCGATGCCCAATGGGTTATTTAATGTGTCACATAATATGGCAAGTGTGACATCTCTTGGTACTATAGATGACAATAAAGAAAACTTAACAGGATTCAACATAATACAGGACATCTAG